Proteins encoded in a region of the Bradyrhizobium sp. CB3481 genome:
- a CDS encoding acetyl/propionyl/methylcrotonyl-CoA carboxylase subunit alpha, producing the protein MDRAKLYRRFRTLLIANRGEIACRVIRSARAMGLRTVAVYSEADRDAIHVAMADEAVLLGPARARDSYLNIARVIEAAQKTGAEAIHPGYGFLSENAEFAEACLKAGLVFIGPTAEMMTAMGSKSGSKALMEKAGVPLVPGYHGEAQDEATLANAANKIGFPVLVKASAGGGGRGMRVVNSATELSAAIVSAKREAKAAFGDDRMLIEKYVQNPRHIEVQVIGDSHGNLLSLWERECTLQRRHQKVIEEAPSPTLDAIQREKVCEAARKAAAAVNYVGAGTIEFVSDGTEVFFIEMNTRLQVEHPVTELITGVDLVEWQLRVAFGEKLPLKQNEITLNGHAIEARVYAENPQKNFMPSVGRIKTWQTPDAVDGLRIDAGYRAGDAVSPYYDAMLAKVIAWAPTREAAIERLNRGLEEIDVRGIVTNIPFLSALITHPNVRANTIDTGFIERELKKLTETSPAPGDLELCAAVAAIVNDEQKIARKEAQSPWQTFGWMPVGQRQRVFSFRQGQGAEHKVTLRYGHGPSTISIGKHQFAVAISPADGGSFDLTIDGVKTRVTAVIEGHELYLRTRNGRFDLHWVDPFGGETEEHVGEDKIVAPLPGTVVALLAEEGATLEKGAAILTLEVMKMEQTLRAPFAGTLKKIRCKVGDIVGEGVELAEVEPAAAS; encoded by the coding sequence ATGGACCGCGCAAAGCTCTACCGGCGTTTCCGTACGCTCCTGATCGCCAACCGCGGCGAAATTGCCTGCCGCGTCATCCGCTCCGCTCGCGCCATGGGGCTGCGGACCGTTGCCGTCTATTCGGAGGCCGATCGTGACGCCATCCATGTCGCGATGGCCGACGAGGCCGTGTTGCTCGGACCGGCGCGCGCCCGCGACAGCTATCTCAACATCGCGCGCGTGATCGAGGCTGCGCAGAAGACCGGCGCTGAGGCCATCCATCCCGGCTACGGCTTTTTGTCCGAGAATGCCGAATTCGCAGAAGCGTGCCTGAAGGCCGGATTGGTGTTCATCGGCCCGACCGCCGAGATGATGACCGCGATGGGCTCAAAGTCCGGGTCGAAGGCATTGATGGAGAAGGCCGGCGTGCCGCTGGTGCCCGGCTATCACGGCGAGGCGCAGGACGAGGCGACCCTCGCCAATGCCGCCAACAAGATCGGCTTCCCGGTGCTGGTCAAGGCCTCGGCCGGCGGCGGCGGGCGCGGCATGCGCGTGGTGAATTCGGCCACAGAGCTTTCGGCAGCGATCGTCAGTGCCAAGCGCGAGGCCAAGGCGGCGTTCGGCGACGACCGCATGCTGATCGAGAAATACGTGCAAAACCCTAGGCATATCGAGGTGCAGGTCATCGGCGACAGCCATGGCAACCTGCTCTCGCTGTGGGAGCGCGAGTGCACGCTGCAGCGCCGGCATCAGAAGGTGATCGAGGAGGCGCCATCGCCGACGCTCGACGCTATCCAGCGCGAGAAGGTCTGCGAGGCCGCGCGCAAGGCGGCTGCGGCAGTCAACTATGTCGGCGCCGGCACCATCGAGTTCGTCTCCGACGGCACGGAGGTGTTCTTCATCGAAATGAACACCCGCCTGCAGGTCGAGCATCCCGTCACCGAACTGATCACCGGCGTCGATCTCGTCGAATGGCAATTGCGGGTGGCGTTCGGCGAGAAGCTGCCGCTGAAGCAAAACGAGATCACGCTGAACGGCCACGCCATCGAGGCGCGGGTCTATGCCGAAAATCCGCAGAAGAATTTCATGCCCTCGGTCGGCCGGATCAAGACCTGGCAGACGCCCGATGCCGTCGATGGCTTGCGGATCGACGCCGGCTATCGCGCCGGCGATGCCGTATCACCCTACTACGACGCCATGCTGGCCAAGGTGATCGCCTGGGCGCCGACGCGCGAGGCCGCGATCGAGCGGCTCAACCGTGGGCTGGAGGAGATCGACGTCCGCGGCATCGTCACCAACATTCCGTTCCTGTCGGCGCTCATCACCCATCCGAACGTGCGCGCCAATACCATCGACACCGGCTTCATCGAGCGCGAGTTGAAGAAGCTGACGGAAACCTCGCCTGCGCCGGGTGATCTTGAACTCTGCGCTGCGGTCGCCGCGATCGTTAACGACGAGCAGAAGATAGCGCGCAAGGAAGCGCAATCGCCGTGGCAGACCTTTGGCTGGATGCCGGTCGGCCAGCGGCAACGGGTGTTCTCGTTCCGCCAGGGGCAGGGCGCTGAGCACAAGGTGACGCTGCGGTATGGCCATGGGCCGTCGACGATTTCGATCGGTAAGCATCAGTTCGCAGTCGCGATCTCGCCGGCGGATGGCGGCAGTTTCGACCTGACGATCGACGGCGTGAAGACGCGCGTCACCGCCGTGATCGAGGGCCATGAACTTTACTTGCGCACCCGGAACGGCCGCTTCGACCTGCACTGGGTCGATCCGTTCGGCGGCGAGACCGAAGAGCATGTCGGTGAGGACAAGATCGTGGCCCCCTTGCCGGGAACGGTGGTGGCGCTGCTGGCCGAGGAGGGCGCCACGCTGGAGAAGGGCGCGGCAATCCTGACGCTGGAAGTCATGAAGATGGAGCAGACCTTGCGCGCGCCCTTTGCGGGCACATTGAAGAAGATCAGGTGCAAGGTTGGCGATATCGTC